In Hasllibacter sp. MH4015, the following proteins share a genomic window:
- a CDS encoding NADAR family protein, producing the protein MADTIYFYAQTDPYAEFSNFAPFGVEMDGVYWRTVEHYFQAMKFHDAAYRDRIRSASKPKDAKALGMTRAIPLRSDWEEVKDDIMYSAVSCKFRTHPGPRDLLLGTGDARIVENAISDYYWGGGQDGSGLNKLGEILMRVRDELRAA; encoded by the coding sequence GTGGCTGACACGATCTATTTCTACGCCCAGACCGATCCCTACGCGGAGTTTTCCAACTTCGCGCCCTTCGGGGTGGAGATGGACGGCGTCTATTGGCGGACCGTCGAGCACTACTTTCAGGCGATGAAATTCCACGATGCGGCGTACCGTGACCGCATCCGCTCCGCCTCAAAACCCAAGGACGCCAAAGCCCTTGGCATGACCCGCGCGATCCCGCTGCGATCTGATTGGGAGGAAGTGAAGGATGACATCATGTATTCCGCCGTCTCGTGCAAATTCCGCACCCATCCGGGCCCAAGGGACTTGCTGCTCGGCACCGGTGACGCCCGCATCGTCGAAAACGCGATCTCGGATTATTACTGGGGCGGCGGACAGGACGGCTCCGGCCTGAACAAACTGGGTGAAATCCTGATGCGCGTCCGTGACGAGTTGCGCGCCGCCTAG
- a CDS encoding CoA-binding protein: MSEHPSDDLLRRVLREVKSFACVGVSPNPVRPSHYVARYLKLKGFDVVPVNPVHAGKILFGAEVVEDLAAMPGPVDVIDIFRRSEFVPDIVDAALALPVRPKVIWMQIGVSHGEAAAKAEAEGLTVIQNRCPKIEYQRLFGELRMGGFNTGIISSKL; this comes from the coding sequence ATGAGCGAGCATCCCTCAGACGATCTGCTGCGGCGCGTCCTGCGCGAGGTGAAGAGCTTTGCCTGTGTCGGCGTCTCCCCCAATCCCGTCCGCCCCTCCCATTACGTCGCGCGCTACCTGAAGCTCAAAGGCTTCGACGTGGTGCCGGTCAATCCGGTCCATGCGGGCAAAATCCTGTTCGGGGCGGAGGTGGTGGAGGATCTGGCGGCGATGCCGGGACCGGTGGACGTGATCGACATTTTCCGCCGGTCCGAATTCGTCCCCGACATCGTGGATGCCGCCCTGGCCCTGCCGGTCCGTCCCAAGGTTATTTGGATGCAGATCGGTGTATCTCACGGAGAGGCGGCGGCGAAGGCCGAGGCGGAGGGTCTGACCGTAATCCAGAACCGCTGCCCGAAGATCGAATATCAACGCCTGTTCGGCGAGCTTCGGATGGGTGGGTTCAATACCGGGATCATCTCCTCGAAGCTGTGA
- the hisA gene encoding 1-(5-phosphoribosyl)-5-[(5-phosphoribosylamino)methylideneamino]imidazole-4-carboxamide isomerase, with amino-acid sequence MILYPAIDLKDGNAVRLVRGEMSEATVFNTDPAAQARAFQDAGCEWLHLVDLNGAFAGAPVNGAAVEAILSATNVPTQLGGGIRDIATIEMWLSRGIARVILGTVAVENPDLVRQAAKAFPGQIAVGIDARKGRVATKGWAEETDVMVTDLARAFEDAGVAAIIYTDIDRDGAMGGPNVTATADLARATSIPVIASGGVSSLADLRALKATDVIAGAISGRALYDGALDLSEALAALR; translated from the coding sequence ATGATCCTCTACCCCGCCATCGACCTGAAAGACGGCAATGCCGTGCGCCTTGTGCGTGGAGAGATGTCGGAGGCGACGGTCTTCAACACCGATCCCGCCGCACAGGCGCGCGCATTTCAGGATGCGGGATGTGAGTGGCTCCATCTGGTGGACCTGAACGGCGCATTTGCCGGTGCCCCGGTGAATGGCGCGGCGGTGGAGGCGATCCTGTCCGCCACAAATGTGCCCACACAGCTTGGAGGCGGCATCCGCGACATCGCCACGATCGAGATGTGGCTGTCCCGCGGCATCGCCCGCGTGATCCTCGGCACGGTGGCCGTGGAAAACCCCGATCTCGTGCGACAGGCCGCGAAGGCGTTCCCCGGCCAAATCGCTGTCGGCATCGACGCCCGCAAGGGCCGCGTCGCCACGAAGGGATGGGCGGAGGAGACGGATGTTATGGTCACCGACCTCGCCCGCGCCTTCGAGGATGCCGGCGTGGCGGCCATCATCTACACCGATATCGACCGCGACGGCGCCATGGGCGGCCCTAATGTCACCGCCACCGCGGACCTTGCGCGCGCCACATCCATCCCCGTCATCGCGTCGGGCGGCGTGTCCTCCCTCGCCGATCTTCGGGCGCTCAAGGCCACTGATGTGATCGCGGGCGCGATATCGGGCCGCGCGCTTTACGACGGCGCTCTGGACCTGTCCGAGGCGTTGGCGGCGTTGCGCTGA
- a CDS encoding YHS domain-containing (seleno)protein, translating into MPTRRTVLGLLAATAPSVLLAGRARAMEPQVFATDGVAINGADPVAYFGLADGDDPVQGHADFALEWNGATWHFANAENRALFEDNPGAYAPAYGGYCAFAAARGYVADTVPEAWSVVDGRLFLNYSLRIRRRWLRLLPDAIRDGDANWPGILG; encoded by the coding sequence ATGCCGACACGCCGCACAGTTCTTGGCCTCCTGGCCGCGACAGCCCCATCCGTGCTTCTGGCCGGTCGCGCACGGGCGATGGAACCGCAGGTTTTCGCGACCGATGGCGTGGCGATCAACGGGGCCGATCCGGTGGCCTATTTCGGTCTGGCAGACGGCGACGATCCGGTTCAGGGTCACGCGGACTTTGCGCTAGAGTGGAATGGCGCGACCTGGCATTTCGCAAACGCCGAAAACCGCGCCCTCTTTGAAGACAATCCCGGGGCCTACGCGCCCGCCTATGGCGGGTATTGCGCGTTTGCCGCCGCCCGTGGCTACGTGGCGGATACGGTGCCCGAAGCCTGGTCCGTGGTCGATGGACGGTTGTTCTTGAACTATTCCCTGCGCATCCGCCGCCGCTGGCTCAGGCTATTGCCCGATGCGATCCGGGACGGGGATGCGAACTGGCCCGGCATCCTGGGATAG
- a CDS encoding phosphoribosyl-ATP diphosphatase, whose product MSIHDLAATLEARKSADPDSSWTAKLLAQGPEKCAEKFGEEAVEAIIEAVKGDRAALTSEAADALYHLLVMCAARDVSLADIEAELERRSAQSGLAEKASRG is encoded by the coding sequence ATGAGCATCCATGACCTTGCCGCGACGCTTGAGGCCCGCAAATCCGCTGACCCCGACAGCTCCTGGACCGCCAAGCTGTTGGCCCAAGGACCCGAGAAATGCGCGGAGAAGTTCGGGGAAGAGGCCGTTGAGGCGATCATCGAGGCGGTGAAAGGCGACCGGGCGGCCCTGACGTCGGAGGCTGCGGATGCGCTCTACCACCTGCTTGTCATGTGTGCCGCTCGCGACGTGAGCCTTGCCGATATCGAAGCGGAACTGGAACGCCGCAGCGCACAGTCCGGCCTGGCAGAGAAAGCCTCCCGTGGCTGA
- the hisF gene encoding imidazole glycerol phosphate synthase subunit HisF, protein MLKTRIIPCLDVAEGRTVKGVNFVDLIDAGDPVEQARAYDLAGADELCFLDIKATHENRGTMYDLATRTAEQCFMPLTIGGGVRTVEDVRNLLLAGADKVSFNSAAVADPDCIARAADKFGSQCIVCAIDAKTVAPGKWEIFTHGGRKSTGIDAVEFAKTVTAKGAGEILLTSMDRDGTKAGFNLPLTRAVSDAVNVPVIASGGVGTLDHLVEGVTEGGASAVLAASIFHFGTYTIGQAKAHMAAAGIPMRLT, encoded by the coding sequence ATGTTGAAGACCCGTATCATTCCCTGCCTAGACGTGGCCGAGGGGCGCACCGTGAAGGGCGTGAACTTCGTCGATCTGATCGACGCAGGCGATCCCGTCGAACAGGCCCGCGCCTATGACCTCGCAGGCGCGGATGAGCTGTGTTTCCTCGACATCAAGGCCACCCACGAAAACCGCGGCACGATGTACGACCTTGCCACCCGAACGGCGGAGCAATGTTTTATGCCGCTCACCATCGGCGGCGGCGTACGGACGGTCGAAGATGTACGCAACCTGCTGTTGGCGGGGGCCGACAAGGTCTCGTTCAATTCCGCCGCCGTGGCCGACCCCGATTGCATCGCGCGCGCCGCAGATAAATTCGGCAGCCAATGCATCGTCTGCGCCATCGACGCAAAGACCGTGGCGCCCGGGAAATGGGAAATCTTCACCCATGGTGGGCGCAAATCCACCGGCATCGACGCCGTGGAATTTGCGAAGACCGTAACCGCCAAGGGTGCCGGTGAAATCCTGCTGACCTCCATGGATCGTGACGGCACGAAGGCGGGCTTCAACCTGCCCCTGACCCGCGCCGTCAGTGATGCCGTGAATGTCCCCGTCATTGCATCGGGCGGCGTCGGCACGCTTGATCACCTCGTCGAAGGCGTGACCGAAGGCGGCGCGTCTGCTGTCCTCGCTGCGTCTATCTTTCACTTCGGCACCTATACGATCGGTCAGGCCAAGGCCCACATGGCCGCCGCCGGTATCCCCATGAGGTTGACATGA